From one Peredibacter starrii genomic stretch:
- the egtB gene encoding ergothioneine biosynthesis protein EgtB: protein MDLLRSQERFSEREAMVRRFEAVRKATEDLCLPLTHEDFVISVTDDTSPPKWHLAHTTWFFENFVLKKIDPQYEPFRNEFHFLFNSYYKSLGYYLPKVKRGVLSRPTVHEVQEYRRAITKEVMMEVMRLSDEKFKEIKECLELGIQHEQQHQELLLMDIKRNFYENPIRPRYHPDHSHGPYESFDVKWHNLASGLAKIGVDRNTHEFAFDNEKDLHNQWIESCMLSSHLVTNDEFLSFIEDGGYDNPLLWLSDGWDVKEREKWSAPLYWERDGQNWWSFTLGGMMPLDLAAPVVHVSFYEAMAFAHWKGCRLPTEFEWEVAARSEPSECTFLEDGYFEPEPSRDDHELYSQIHGSVWEWTQSAYLPYPRYEKFQHGLAEYNEKFMCNQFVLRGGSSITPRSHYRVTYRNFYYPHMRWQYSGIRLAKDLA from the coding sequence ATGGATCTTTTGAGAAGTCAGGAAAGGTTTTCAGAACGTGAGGCAATGGTTCGTCGTTTTGAGGCCGTGAGAAAGGCGACCGAAGACTTATGTCTTCCGCTGACCCATGAGGATTTTGTGATCTCTGTTACTGATGATACAAGTCCACCTAAATGGCATCTTGCTCATACCACCTGGTTTTTTGAAAACTTCGTGTTGAAGAAAATTGATCCTCAGTATGAGCCATTTCGAAACGAATTTCATTTCCTGTTTAATTCTTATTATAAATCTCTTGGCTATTACCTGCCTAAGGTCAAGCGTGGGGTCTTATCGAGACCTACCGTTCATGAAGTTCAGGAATATCGCCGGGCCATCACGAAAGAAGTGATGATGGAAGTGATGAGACTTTCAGATGAGAAGTTTAAAGAGATTAAAGAGTGTCTGGAACTCGGAATTCAGCATGAGCAGCAACATCAGGAACTTCTCCTGATGGATATTAAACGAAACTTTTATGAGAATCCGATCAGGCCCAGGTATCATCCAGATCATTCACATGGGCCATATGAGTCCTTTGATGTGAAATGGCATAATCTGGCCTCAGGGCTTGCGAAAATCGGAGTGGATCGAAACACCCATGAGTTCGCTTTTGATAATGAGAAGGACCTCCATAATCAGTGGATTGAAAGTTGTATGCTTTCCTCTCATTTGGTCACAAACGATGAGTTTTTGAGTTTTATTGAAGACGGTGGTTACGATAATCCTCTCCTGTGGTTGTCCGACGGTTGGGACGTTAAAGAAAGAGAGAAGTGGTCAGCACCTTTATATTGGGAAAGAGATGGGCAAAACTGGTGGTCATTTACTTTAGGTGGAATGATGCCTTTGGATCTTGCCGCGCCAGTTGTGCACGTGAGTTTCTATGAGGCCATGGCCTTTGCTCACTGGAAAGGATGCAGGCTTCCGACAGAATTTGAATGGGAAGTCGCCGCCAGATCAGAACCGAGTGAATGTACGTTTCTAGAAGATGGATACTTTGAGCCCGAGCCATCACGTGATGATCATGAATTGTATTCTCAGATTCATGGTTCGGTCTGGGAATGGACTCAGAGTGCATATCTTCCTTATCCTCGTTATGAGAAATTTCAGCACGGTCTTGCCGAATATAATGAAAAGTTTATGTGTAATCAGTTCGTTCTTCGTGGAGGTAGTTCGATCACACCGAGGTCTCACTATCGGGTGACTTATCGAAACTTCTATTACCCTCATATGCGTTGGCAGTATTCAGGAATACGACTTGCAAAGGATTTAGCATGA